One Triticum dicoccoides isolate Atlit2015 ecotype Zavitan chromosome 5B, WEW_v2.0, whole genome shotgun sequence genomic window carries:
- the LOC119306305 gene encoding transcription factor JUNGBRUNNEN 1-like, translating into MVAKAEMSAMEMEKAMSDGEVVLGSAGDEEEDVVLPGYRFHPTDEELVTFYLRRKVARKPLRIEVIREMDIYKHDPWDLPKASTVGGEKEWYFFCLRGRKYRNSIRPNRVTGSGFWKATGIDRPIYSAGTGGAGSGVSIGLKKSLVYYRGSAGKGTKTDWMMHEFRLPPAAAAATNSSPSMQEAEVWTICRIFRRTITYRKQQQPWRPAPAPSAADSNSNTGSFESSEAGDEYMNCLQAPSAPCIPQQQQHQQQYVSQVGTVDSVNFFYEDTMHNQQFQGQWSTAPAPPVPEQKLQSPLSTAVSFHQNDHSHAVAASDFYKVEGYLEEIARMMEVTDPAGFYDYNYRSYG; encoded by the exons ATGGTGGCCAAGGCGGAGATGAGCGCCATGGAGATGGAAAAGGCGATGAGCGACGGGGAGGTGGTGCTCGGCAGCGccggggacgaggaggaggacgtggtgctgCCGGGGTACCGGTTCCACCCGACCGACGAGGAGCTCGTCACCTTCTACCTCCGGCGCAAGGTGGCCAGGAAGCCGCTCCGCATCGAGGTCATCCGGGAGATGGACATCTACAAGCACGACCCATGGGATCTCCCCA AGGCGAGCACGGTCGGTGGGGAGAAAGAGTGGTACTTCTTCTGCCTGAGGGGCAGGAAGTACCGTAACAGCATCCGGCCAAACCGGGTCACCGGCTCCGGCTTCTGGAAGGCCACGGGCATCGACCGGCCGATCTACTCCGCCGGCACCGGCGGCGCCGGTTCTGGCGTGTCCATCGGGCTGAAGAAGTCGCTCGTCTACTATCGCGGCAGCGCCGGAAAGGGCACCAAGACCGACTGGATGATGCACGAATTCCGCCTCCCGCCGGCCGCCGCGGCGGCCACCAACTCCTCCCCGAGCATGCAGGAAGCC GAGGTGTGGaccatctgcaggatcttcaggagGACCATCACCTACCGGAAGCAGCAGCAGCCGTGgaggccggcgccggcgccgtccGCCGCCGACTCGAACTCTAACACGGGGAGCTTCGAGTCGTCGGAAGCCGGCGACGAGTACATGAATTGCCTGCAGGCACCCTCCGCTCCATGCATCccccagcagcagcagcaccagcaGCAGTACGTCAGTCAGGTGGGCACGGTGGACAGCGTCAACTTCTTCTACGAGGACACCATGCACAACCAGCAGTTCCAGGGGCAATGGAGCACCGCACCCGCCCCGCCGGTGCCGGAGCAGAAACTACAGAGCCCGTTGTCGACGGCCGTCTCCTTCCACCAGAATGACCACAGCCACGCCGTCGCCGCGAGCGATTTCTACAAGGTCGAGGGGTACTTGGAGGAGATCGCGAGGATGATGGAGGTCACCGATCCGGCAGGGTTTTACGACTACAACTACAGATCATACGGTTGA
- the LOC119312007 gene encoding protein JASON, with product MGCLFDCFRAAGGEPRAARARAQLVSSSVVPSPKVGERRAPPSRNALSAVFLREDEGSQATSSGSDRDAGSNRVDPELMHEEANFPQNGGALSETPNEIIKVPESTDSAFQSATHSALLSALSENMNFMEVPKADECQTPSGSHQSSYLPDATSSSRNGCDASKQHDTEPVSKSIDSDAVNNEPVVNCGIKLTTLESCSVTSNDDIYLDGSKSSPFSIPLKVNAEIHTPVNTQVSNLEELTNESCTRACSHNLNEALNSSRDLEHCGVYREDPCQPDISDEDLKGAKNDSPDLVETSISDECSLFQNSEGSVSSYNKTSDSTPFVEKCQATDVTVHARRNKVITTNSGSDVEFPSLSQWLKPPSSSKAIRDESYTSDTFNSAKSSDEDRPIIGMVAAHWKSEEPDNFTPKWWDGKGIPNSTNKYKEDQKVSWHAMSFEERLEKALSEEKLLSQRKCSTGNTSHFSGVEGEESDTAASHHLRVAAFT from the exons ATGGGGTGCCTGTTCGACTGCTTCCGCGCGGCCGGCGGCGAgccgcgcgccgcccgcgcccgcgcccagcTCGTCTCCTCCTCCGTCGTCCCCAGCCCCAAG GTTGGCGAGAGGAGGGCGCCGCCGTCCAGGAACGCGCTGTCCGCCGTGTTCCTGCGCGAAG ACGAGGGATCGCAGGCCACGAGCTCGGGGTCGGACCGGGACGCGGGGAGCAACAGGGTGGATCCGGAGCTCATGCACGAGGAG GCCAATTTCCCCCAAAATGGTGGTGCACTGTCGGAAACTCCAAATGAAATCATAAAAGTGCCTGAAAGCACGGATTCAGCTTTTCAGAGTGCAACTCATTCAGCACTGCTAAGTGCCTTGTCTGAAAACATGAATTTCATGGAAGTACCGAAGGCTGATGAATGCCAAACTCCTTCAGGGTCTCATCAGAGCTCCTATCTACCAGATGCTACAAG CTCTTCTAGGAATGGTTGCGATGCATCAAAGCAGCATGATACTGAACCTGTAAGCAAGAGCATAGACTCTGACGCTGTGAATAATGAGCCTGTGGTCAACTGTGGGATCAAGTTAACCACCTTGGAGTCATGCTCTGTCACCAGTAATGATGATATCTATCTGGATGGATCCAAGTCTTCACCCTTTTCAATTCCTTTGAAAGTGAATGCTGAGATACATACTCCAGTTAACACTCAGGTATCTAACTTGGAAGAGTTGACAAACGAGAGCTGTACAAGGGCTTGCTCGCATAATTTGAacgaagctctgaattcctctcggGATCTCGAGCATTGTGGAGTGTACAGAGAAGATCCCTGCCAGCCTGATatatctgatgaggatctcaagggTGCAAAGAATGACAGTCCGGATTTGGTTGAAACTTCAATATCTGATGAATGTTCCCTGTTCCAGAACTCTGAGGGTTCTGTATCATCTTATAACAAGACAAGTGATAGCACACCTTTTGTGGAGAAATGCCAGGCCACTGATGTAACAGTTCATGCCAGAAGAAATAAGGTGATTACAACAAATAGTGGTTCAGATGTTGAATTCCCAAGCTTGTCCCAGTGGTTGAAGCCTCCAAGTTCAAGTAAGGCGATCAGAGATGAAAGCTATACAAGTGACACATTTAATTCTGCTAAGAGTTCTGATGAGGATAGGCCTATCATTGGAATGGTCGCGGCTCACTGGAAATCCGAAGAGCCAGATAATTTTACTCCTAAATGGTGGGATGGAAAAGGCATTCCCAACTCAACAAATAAGTACAAAGAA GATCAGAAGGTTAGTTGGCACGCGATGTCATTCGAGGAGAGGCTTGAAAAGGCTTTATCTGAAGAGAAGCTGCTTTCTCAAAG GAAATGCTCCACTGGAAACACATCTCACTTTTCAGGTGTAGAAGGTGAGGAGAGTGATACTGCTGCATCTCACCATCTACGTGTTGCTGCTTTTACATGA